In Candidatus Hinthialibacter antarcticus, a single window of DNA contains:
- a CDS encoding cytochrome c3 family protein codes for MHRFTTTNIHRSTLISLFILFFTIPAFCQEIDDNQSCIECHGEEDITGEIDDREVSVFVDYAKFEKSIHGGFACIDCHDDIEEFPHEFELKKVECSTCHDDQLEVFAKSVHGVAALERKDALAPKCFTCHGKHDVLPPTDPESKTYIFNIPSTCGQCHKEGTPMTETHELHQHNVVSNYSMSIHGEGLLRRGLTVSAVCTSCHGTHDILPHQNPNSKINIANLSSTCMTCHGQIERVHEKVIEGRLWQQEADKLPVCIDCHQPHQIRRVYYDDGPRISDETCMTCHKDDRLHKEENGEIVDLFVDRDPLQRSIHSKLTCVSCHFDVHPDNTPVCKDSQPVDCSICHEEDAQKHLKSVHGQLELRNDPDAPSCVFCHGDHEILPKTDSTSKTFSRNVPVLCSQCHADGQSAALRNTETVHIQESYSMSIHGKGLMESGLTVTAMCSDCHTAHLALPANDPESSVNPAHVAETCGKCHLGIFETFQQSIHSSLVSTTDEPLPTCHDCHQSHSAQRTDEASFRTQIIQQCGHCHEELTETYFETYHGKVSKLGDTVAARCNDCHGSHSIFSSSDPRSSLHFNNIIDTCKECHPGSHRKFTGFLTHATHHDKENYPSLYYSFLFMTTLLVGTLGFFGLHTLLWFIRSLIHHLKYGGPIIKYGSDQKFVRRFRPVHSILHLMVIVSFLSLAATGMTLKFPDVAFFGWLSGALGGPYWTGIIHRFAAIITFTYFGTHLFMLGRLFASGRMTIKGLFTADYSMVPNLQDLREFGANMKWFLGLGPRPTFGRWTYWEKFDYFAVFWGVAIIGTTGLILWFPVTATRILPGWFINVATIIHSDEALLASAFIFTIHFFNTHFRPGVFPMDPVIFTGRIPIEHFKEERKREYDQMVEEGVLEDYIVGPPPRWLVIGSWIFGLSFLTIGLTLVGAIIYGMLFVYM; via the coding sequence AAGAGTTTCCACACGAATTTGAACTCAAAAAAGTTGAATGCTCTACCTGCCACGATGACCAGTTAGAAGTCTTTGCAAAAAGCGTCCACGGCGTCGCTGCGCTCGAACGTAAAGATGCGCTGGCGCCAAAATGCTTCACCTGCCACGGCAAACACGATGTGCTGCCGCCCACGGACCCAGAATCAAAAACATACATTTTTAATATTCCCTCGACCTGCGGGCAGTGCCATAAAGAAGGCACGCCGATGACGGAGACGCATGAACTGCACCAGCACAACGTCGTCTCCAATTATTCGATGTCGATTCACGGCGAAGGGTTGTTGCGCCGGGGGCTAACGGTTTCCGCCGTTTGCACCAGTTGCCACGGGACGCACGACATCCTGCCTCATCAAAATCCCAATTCTAAAATCAACATCGCCAATTTGTCTTCAACCTGCATGACCTGCCACGGGCAAATTGAGCGCGTTCACGAGAAAGTCATCGAAGGCCGTCTGTGGCAACAAGAAGCAGACAAACTGCCGGTCTGTATCGACTGCCACCAGCCGCACCAGATACGACGCGTCTATTACGACGACGGCCCGCGCATCAGCGATGAGACCTGCATGACCTGCCACAAAGATGATCGCTTACATAAAGAAGAGAATGGCGAGATCGTTGACTTGTTTGTCGACCGCGATCCGCTGCAGCGTTCGATCCACTCAAAACTGACTTGCGTAAGCTGTCACTTTGACGTTCATCCTGACAACACGCCCGTCTGCAAAGACAGCCAGCCGGTCGATTGCTCAATTTGCCATGAAGAAGACGCCCAAAAGCACCTAAAAAGCGTTCATGGGCAATTAGAACTACGAAACGATCCTGATGCGCCGTCTTGCGTCTTCTGCCACGGCGATCATGAAATTTTGCCCAAGACAGACTCCACCTCAAAAACCTTTTCGCGCAATGTGCCCGTATTGTGCAGCCAATGCCACGCCGACGGCCAATCGGCTGCGCTGCGCAATACAGAAACCGTGCACATTCAGGAAAGTTACAGCATGAGCATCCACGGCAAGGGGCTGATGGAAAGCGGCTTGACCGTCACCGCCATGTGCTCCGATTGCCATACGGCCCACCTCGCGTTGCCTGCGAACGATCCCGAATCATCTGTGAACCCGGCGCATGTAGCCGAAACCTGCGGCAAATGCCACTTGGGCATATTTGAGACTTTCCAACAGAGCATTCACAGTTCGTTGGTGAGCACCACTGATGAACCATTGCCGACTTGCCACGATTGCCACCAGTCGCACTCCGCGCAACGAACGGATGAGGCAAGTTTCCGCACGCAGATCATCCAGCAATGCGGTCATTGCCATGAAGAGTTAACGGAAACGTATTTTGAAACCTATCACGGCAAAGTCTCTAAACTGGGAGATACGGTTGCGGCGCGTTGCAATGATTGCCATGGCTCGCACAGCATTTTCTCGTCCTCCGATCCGCGTTCGTCGCTGCATTTCAACAACATCATTGACACCTGCAAGGAATGCCACCCCGGGTCTCACCGCAAGTTCACCGGGTTCCTGACTCATGCGACCCACCATGATAAAGAAAACTATCCATCGTTGTATTATTCGTTCTTATTTATGACGACCTTATTGGTCGGCACTTTAGGCTTCTTTGGCTTACATACGTTGTTGTGGTTTATTCGCTCGCTCATTCATCATTTGAAATATGGCGGGCCGATTATCAAATACGGCTCTGACCAAAAATTTGTCCGCCGCTTCCGGCCCGTTCACAGCATCCTACACCTGATGGTGATTGTGAGTTTCCTGAGCCTGGCCGCGACCGGCATGACTTTGAAGTTCCCTGACGTGGCGTTCTTTGGCTGGCTATCCGGCGCATTGGGCGGCCCATACTGGACCGGCATCATTCACCGCTTCGCCGCCATTATTACGTTCACCTATTTTGGAACGCACCTGTTCATGTTAGGACGCCTGTTTGCTTCAGGACGCATGACCATCAAAGGCCTCTTTACAGCGGACTATTCGATGGTGCCGAACCTGCAAGACCTGCGTGAATTTGGCGCGAACATGAAATGGTTCCTCGGGCTTGGCCCCCGTCCAACCTTTGGGCGTTGGACGTATTGGGAAAAATTTGACTACTTCGCCGTATTCTGGGGCGTCGCAATCATTGGGACGACGGGATTAATACTTTGGTTCCCCGTGACGGCGACGCGTATTTTGCCCGGTTGGTTCATTAATGTTGCGACCATTATTCACAGCGACGAAGCGCTCTTGGCCTCTGCGTTTATTTTCACGATTCACTTTTTCAACACGCACTTCCGCCCGGGCGTGTTCCCGATGGACCCGGTCATCTTCACCGGACGCATTCCCATCGAACATTTCAAAGAAGAGCGGAAGCGTGAGTACGATCAAATGGTTGAAGAAGGCGTGCTGGAAGATTACATCGTCGGCCCGCCGCCGCGCTGGTTGGTGATAGGCTCCTGGATCTTTGGCCTATCGTTCTTGACCATCGGCCTGACCTTGGTCGGGGCCATTATCTATGGCATGTTGTTTGTCTATATGTAA